The Streptomyces sp. Je 1-332 genome has a window encoding:
- a CDS encoding XRE family transcriptional regulator, which translates to MDDLSQLLQQTMRRRHLTPQAIADKTGIRTPRIRAFAQDGADGPVRPTEQELAELAGALALPAIKDAGQPAAAATSP; encoded by the coding sequence ATGGACGATCTGTCTCAGCTACTCCAACAGACCATGCGCCGCCGTCATTTGACGCCGCAGGCGATCGCGGACAAGACCGGCATCCGCACCCCACGCATCCGGGCCTTCGCACAGGACGGCGCCGATGGCCCCGTCCGCCCCACTGAACAAGAACTCGCCGAACTGGCCGGCGCCCTCGCGCTGCCCGCCATCAAGGACGCCGGGCAGCCCGCGGCCGCGGCAACCTCCCCTTGA